From Xiphophorus hellerii strain 12219 chromosome 20, Xiphophorus_hellerii-4.1, whole genome shotgun sequence, the proteins below share one genomic window:
- the spdef gene encoding SAM pointed domain-containing Ets transcription factor, with protein MSNPVSGLPESSGFVSRIGMTEDSLVFRERNRCSEDPWDTVDIKPNIEALERGAGLYLSCYDMLLTEDAAWVVKVSEGSTALAVPMNRMESREEPEQCPVIDSQEHGLSPGLEGQMEDRSLEQVQSMVVGEVLKDIETACKLLNITPDPTEWNTGNVQKWMLWTEHLYRLPHAGKAFQEVTGKDLCAMSEEEFRQRSPLCGDTLYAHLDIWKSAAWMKERCSAVDTKATGCEELWSEADSSCSGQPIHLWQFLRELLLKPHNYGRCIRWLNKEKGIFKIEDSAHVARLWGLRKNRPAMNYDKLSRSIRQYYKKGIIRKPDVSQRLVYQFVHPV; from the exons ATGTCGAATCCAGTGAGCGGCTTACCAGAGAGCTCTGGCTTTGTGTCCCGGATTGGGATGACAGAGGATTCACTCGTCTTCCGCGAGCGAAACAGATGCTCTGAAGACCCCTGGGACACAGTTGACATCAAACCCAACATAGAAGCTCTGGAGCGTGGAGCGGGCCTCTATCTGTCCTGCTACGACATGCTCCTCACTGAAGATGCCGCCTGGGTGGTGAAAGTATCAGAGGGGTCCACTGCACTAGCAGTACCCATGAATCGCATGGAGAGCCGAGAGGAGCCAGAGCAGTGCCCTGTCATTGATAGCCAGGAGCATGGACTCTCCCCTGGGCTTGAGGGTCAGATGGAGGATCGTTCTCTGGAGCAGGTGCAGAGCATGGTCGTAGGGGAGGTGCTGAAGGACATTGAAACAGCCTGCAAACTGCTCAACATCACCCCAG ACCCTACAGAGTGGAACACGGGGAATGTCCAAAAGTGGATGCTGTGGACTGAACACCTGTACAGGTTGCCCCATGCAGGAAAGGCCTTCCAGGAGGTGACAGGGAAGGATCTGTGTGCCATGAGCGAAGAGGAgtttcggcagcgctccccacTGTGCGGAGACACGCTGTACGCTCACCTGGATATATGGAAGTCAG CTGCCTGGATGAAAGAGAGGTGCTCAGCTGTAGATACCAAAGCTACAG GCTGTGAGGAGCTTTGGTCCGAGGCGGATTCATCCTGTTCGGGTCAACCGATTCATCTGTGGCAGTTCCTCCGAGAGCTGCTGCTCAAACCTCACAACTATGGTCGCTGCATACGCTGGCTCAATAAAGAAAAAG GTATTTTTAAAATCGAAGACTCGGCTCATGTGGCGCGACTGTGGGGACTCAGGAAGAACAGACCTGCTATGAATTATGACAAGCTGAGCCGCTCCATTCGGCAGTACTACAAAAAGGGAATCATTCGCAAGCCTGACGTGTCTCAGAGACTGGTCTACCAGTTTGTTCACCCAGTATGA